A window of the Tessaracoccus sp. MC1865 genome harbors these coding sequences:
- a CDS encoding choice-of-anchor K domain-containing protein encodes MTLSEVAAESPTTAQVTAEETPSEAPSAEAVPVEVVEETTPEPVVTEEPPVVEEPTELPEPAPAVQKPAAQKPTVENPAAEERGNPKPEEPAKTSDALAPETVEPAEPIANVGPMMDPKALLAPQANVGGIQARLVDHHGLTESDSTNCIRYRPAATSTSSGWVSPGQEALTAHGYDNSCPSTLDTGKQSAIGFTPSSVTDLPLGTSVSLGTIKHYNNPITGNADERYTGTMQVQLPGVQSSPIFSFPWTLWETPNDSNQPDDYVKITVQSPEQIIYLSDGAGGTLPYRMVLSGFASSCTSGTPKSEWWTKERSTTTSQLCAQLTQVRSLEIVKQVQVPAGYNGTVPAFGFDSSTTMTNLDGVPSFWKDDFSLTPTATTAATTGSKSVLVPNQDVTVSEKQTSGWEFVSVVCQGVGVTTSGSSITFDGVEVKKASELPVKCTFVNRPTMKPLTIVKTTSNPTYTQAWTWAIDKSVTPANTVANPAVSPTTFTYAVKVTPAKGQRSDGKYTTNLTIKNDNAFPISNVQLVDTPCVVNEPTFNLAAGQTKTVTLNCSAPAVANGTNTATISWTSPYGQTGNASASANYSFDNATAVPGANASIKVADTFAEFAAKYPNSTVQGTAGVKTFTYDVTHTSPAGQCREYTNTASIVETGQNDSASAKVCNQADLETSKNVISSMDRTYAWSIDKSVDQSEVYVDANGQASADYTVTVTEGAATDSNWSMTGQITVVNPNNYKDAIVNVTDATSIGGSCSVVGGVNALVPRAGQIVLDYSCTWNQKPSSYDGVNTATVHWADQSRPSVYAAPFSAADWNMTEKVKQAVVSDTFPSLADEYSAAERTLVWSQAGKKHEFTYTHVFAGNDLPATGECREVVNTASLNIGGQDSVKTSICAADISLTKSASPATFSAAGDVITYTLTAKNTGPVTLTDVSITDGALGATDAFCAEELEPGETCIVELTYNILQTDVDSGSFYNTATVTGTDPGGNDLTDTDDETVTGRYAPAISLTKTAGVANYDQVGDVITYKFVAKNTGNVTLTNVSIADPLDGLSALVCAQPVTLAPGESFECSATYTVTQADLDAGSVDNTATTVGTPPVGEPVTDTDDETVPAIQSPSIELTKDADVATYDAVGDVITYTFVATNTGNVTLSNVTIADPLPGLSALVCAPVQGSTLAPDATITCTASYTIGQGDLDRGSIYNLATTTGTPPAGEAVTATDDETVTGDKFPAISLTKDADVASYDAVGDVITYTFVATNTGNVSLSNVTISDPLPNLSALTCDPAQPTTLAPGASMECSATYTVTQADLDAGSVDNTATTVGTPPVGEDVTDTDDETVPATQLPAISIVKTADVATYDAVDDVITYTFLVTNTGNVTLTDVQVTDPLEGLSALECTPAMGATLAPQETMECSATYSVTQADLDNGSVENTATTVGTPPVGEDVTDTDDETVPATQSPAIELTKDADVATYDAVGDVITYTFIATNTGNVALSNVTISDPLPNLSALTCDPAQPTTLAPGASIECSASYTVTQADLDNGSVDNTATTVGTPPVGEPVTDTDDETVPATQSPAIELTKDADVATYDAVGDVITYTFVATNTGNVTLSNVTISDPLPGMSELTCVPVQPATLAPGATMTCTAAYAATQADLDAGSVYNLATTEGTPPAGEPVTDTDDETVTAAVEPAILLVKTADVESYDAVGDVITYTFVATNTGNVTLTNVTITDPLPNLSDLTCVPAQPTTLAPGESFECSAIYTVTQADLDNGSVDNTATTTGTPPVGEPVTDTDDETVPATQSPAIDLTKDADVATYDAVGDVITYTFVATNTGNVTLSNVTIADPLSGLSALVCAPVQGSTLAPDATMTCTATYTIGQGDLDRGSIYNLATTEGTPPVGEPVTDTDDETVTAATEPSIMIVKTADVESYDAVGDVITYTFEVTNTGNVTLDDVTVSDPLPGLSALVCTPVQGSSLAPNATMECSATYAVTQADLDAGSVDNTATTVGTPPVGDDVTDTDDETVPASQLPDIDLVKTADVESYDAVGDVITYTFVATNTGNVTLTDVTISDPLEGLSALTCVPAQPTTLAPEASFECSATYTVTQADLDNGSVDNTATTVGTPPVGEPVTDTDDETVPAAQSPAIELTKDADVASYDAVGDVITYTFVATNTGNVTLTDVVITDPLEGLSDLTCVPAQPTTLAPGASFECSATYTVTQADLDAGSVDNTATTEGTPPAGEPVTDTDDETVPASQLPDIDLVKTADVATYVAVGDEITYTFVATNTGNVTLSNVTISDPLEGLSALVCAPVQGSTLTPGATMTCTAAYAATQADLDAGSVYNLATTEGTPPAGEPVTDTDDETVTAAVEPAILLVKTADVESYDAVGDVITYTFVATNTGNVTLTNVTITDPLPNLSDLTCVPAQPTTLAPGESLECSAIYTVTQADLDNGSVDNTATTVGTPPVGEPVTDTDDETVPASQLPDIDLVKTADVESYDAVGDVITYTFVATNTGNVTLTDVVITDPLPGLSALTCDLAQPTTLAPEASIECTATYTVTQADLDNGSVDNTATTTGTPPIGDDVTDSDDETVPATQSPAIELTKDADVASYDAVGDVITYTFVATNTGNVTLTDVVITDPLEGLSDLTCVPAQPTTLVPGASMECSASYSVTQADLDAGSVDNTATTVGTPPVGENVTDSDDETVPGTQSPAIDLTKDADVATYDAVGDVITYTFVATNTGNVTLSNVTITDPLPNLSALTCDPAQPTTLAPGASIECSASYTVTQADLDAGSVDNTATTVGTPPVGDDVTDTDDETVPATQSPAISIVKSADVATYDAVDDVITYTFLVTNTGNVTLTDVQVTDPLEGLSALECTPAMGATLAPQETMECSATYSVTQADLDAGSVDNTATTVGTPPAGDDVTDTDDETVPATQTPAIQIVKSADLTSYDAAGDVVTYTLTVTNTGNVTLSDVSVSDEMLAVDAAACAATLVPGASCELSFEYTVTQADVDAGSIYNLASTTGTPPGENPPVTDEDDETVPGDQFPAIEIIKTADVESVDAVGDVVTYTLTVTNTGNVTLTDVVISDEMLDIENALCAESLAPAEQCSVELEHTVTQADLDAGEIVNVATTTGTPPGDNPPPTDEDDETVVVDQLPAISLDKSADKVQYVVVGEVITYNLLATNTGNVTLTDVVISDEMFDLTDVLCAESLAPGEQCLIELKHTVSQGDIDARFVHNIAVVEGTAPNGDIVTDEDDVLVESPEVLPGSGDIEIIKSANVAGPVRLGDKIVYSFKVTNTGDTTLTDVSVDDPKLKAAGISVTCPVTELAAGQSTTCTASAAYVVTAADVAAGKVLNVATVTAIPPDGKPVTDQSDHQVPARPAPAPKPIVKSGDPTGMGTDTGLILTGVALLLMAGGATAMATRSRRRS; translated from the coding sequence GTGACCCTCAGCGAAGTGGCGGCGGAGAGCCCCACAACTGCCCAGGTGACTGCGGAGGAGACGCCGTCGGAGGCGCCCAGCGCCGAAGCGGTCCCCGTCGAAGTGGTCGAGGAGACCACCCCGGAGCCCGTGGTGACGGAGGAGCCACCAGTTGTGGAGGAACCAACTGAGCTTCCGGAGCCGGCGCCTGCTGTGCAGAAGCCAGCCGCGCAGAAGCCGACTGTGGAGAATCCTGCGGCTGAAGAGCGGGGTAATCCCAAGCCAGAAGAACCAGCCAAGACCTCAGATGCCCTGGCTCCCGAAACGGTGGAGCCGGCTGAGCCGATCGCGAATGTGGGTCCGATGATGGATCCCAAGGCTCTACTGGCTCCGCAGGCCAACGTTGGCGGCATTCAGGCGCGACTTGTCGACCATCACGGGTTGACAGAGTCCGATTCGACGAACTGCATCCGGTACCGGCCGGCTGCCACCTCCACTTCCAGTGGTTGGGTCTCTCCCGGTCAGGAAGCACTCACCGCCCATGGCTACGACAACTCCTGCCCCAGCACGCTCGACACAGGCAAGCAGAGCGCCATCGGTTTCACCCCGTCGTCGGTGACGGACCTGCCGCTAGGTACTTCGGTGAGCCTGGGCACCATCAAGCACTACAACAACCCCATCACCGGAAATGCAGATGAGCGCTACACCGGCACGATGCAGGTGCAGTTGCCCGGTGTTCAGAGCAGCCCGATCTTCAGCTTCCCTTGGACTTTGTGGGAGACGCCGAACGACTCCAACCAGCCGGACGACTACGTCAAGATCACCGTTCAGTCGCCAGAGCAGATCATCTACCTCAGTGATGGGGCCGGTGGCACGTTGCCTTACCGCATGGTGCTCAGCGGCTTCGCGAGCAGTTGCACGTCGGGCACCCCGAAGAGTGAGTGGTGGACGAAGGAGCGGTCGACGACGACGTCGCAGCTCTGCGCCCAGCTCACCCAGGTGCGCAGCCTTGAAATTGTCAAGCAGGTGCAAGTGCCCGCTGGTTACAACGGCACCGTCCCGGCTTTCGGCTTCGATTCCAGCACGACCATGACCAACCTCGACGGTGTTCCTTCCTTCTGGAAGGACGACTTCTCGCTGACCCCAACCGCGACTACGGCCGCCACCACCGGGTCCAAGTCGGTACTGGTGCCCAATCAGGACGTCACCGTTTCCGAGAAGCAAACGTCCGGCTGGGAATTTGTATCGGTGGTGTGTCAGGGAGTGGGTGTCACCACATCGGGGTCGTCCATCACCTTTGACGGGGTGGAAGTGAAGAAGGCTTCCGAACTGCCCGTGAAGTGCACCTTCGTGAACCGCCCAACGATGAAACCGCTGACGATCGTGAAGACGACCAGCAATCCCACCTACACGCAGGCGTGGACGTGGGCAATCGACAAGTCGGTGACTCCGGCCAATACCGTGGCCAACCCGGCGGTGAGCCCCACCACCTTCACCTACGCGGTCAAGGTGACCCCGGCCAAGGGTCAGCGCAGCGACGGGAAGTACACGACGAACCTCACCATCAAGAACGACAATGCGTTCCCCATCTCGAACGTGCAGCTCGTTGATACGCCCTGTGTCGTGAATGAGCCCACGTTCAACTTGGCGGCGGGACAGACGAAGACCGTGACGTTGAACTGTTCAGCGCCCGCCGTCGCCAACGGCACCAATACGGCGACCATTTCCTGGACCAGCCCGTACGGGCAGACGGGGAACGCCTCCGCCAGCGCGAACTACAGCTTCGACAACGCGACGGCGGTGCCGGGTGCCAACGCATCCATCAAGGTGGCAGACACCTTTGCCGAGTTTGCGGCCAAGTACCCGAACTCGACGGTGCAGGGCACCGCGGGTGTCAAGACCTTCACGTATGACGTGACCCACACCTCACCCGCTGGGCAGTGCCGTGAGTACACCAACACCGCGAGCATCGTGGAGACCGGACAGAACGACAGCGCCAGCGCCAAGGTGTGCAACCAGGCTGATCTGGAGACATCGAAGAATGTGATCTCCAGCATGGATCGCACCTACGCCTGGTCCATCGACAAGTCCGTCGACCAGTCCGAGGTCTACGTGGACGCGAACGGCCAGGCCTCGGCCGATTACACCGTGACCGTCACCGAGGGCGCGGCAACGGATTCCAATTGGTCGATGACCGGTCAGATCACCGTCGTCAACCCGAACAACTACAAGGACGCCATCGTCAACGTGACGGACGCCACCAGCATCGGCGGATCCTGCAGCGTCGTCGGAGGAGTGAACGCTTTGGTGCCGCGAGCCGGCCAGATCGTTCTGGACTACTCGTGCACTTGGAACCAGAAGCCATCGAGCTATGACGGGGTCAACACTGCAACCGTGCACTGGGCTGACCAGTCTCGGCCGTCGGTCTATGCGGCGCCGTTCTCGGCCGCCGACTGGAACATGACCGAGAAGGTCAAGCAGGCCGTCGTCTCGGACACCTTCCCGTCCCTCGCTGACGAATACTCGGCTGCCGAGCGCACCTTGGTGTGGTCGCAGGCAGGTAAGAAGCACGAATTCACCTACACCCATGTCTTCGCTGGGAACGACCTTCCCGCTACCGGAGAGTGCCGTGAGGTTGTCAACACGGCAAGCTTGAACATTGGTGGTCAGGATTCAGTCAAGACGTCCATCTGTGCCGCTGACATCTCGTTGACGAAGTCGGCCTCCCCGGCAACTTTCAGCGCTGCAGGTGACGTGATCACCTACACGCTGACGGCGAAGAACACCGGGCCGGTCACGCTCACCGATGTGAGCATCACCGACGGCGCACTCGGCGCGACCGATGCCTTCTGCGCGGAGGAGTTGGAACCGGGTGAGACCTGCATTGTTGAGCTCACTTACAACATTCTCCAGACCGATGTCGACTCGGGCAGCTTCTACAACACCGCCACGGTGACGGGTACCGACCCCGGCGGCAATGACCTCACGGACACCGACGACGAGACTGTCACGGGGCGTTATGCGCCGGCCATCTCGCTGACCAAGACAGCAGGTGTTGCCAACTACGACCAAGTGGGCGATGTGATCACCTACAAGTTCGTGGCGAAGAACACGGGCAACGTCACGCTGACCAACGTCTCGATCGCCGACCCGCTGGATGGCCTTTCGGCTCTGGTGTGTGCCCAGCCGGTCACGCTGGCTCCGGGGGAATCGTTCGAGTGCTCGGCCACCTACACGGTGACCCAGGCTGATCTCGACGCGGGTTCTGTGGACAACACCGCCACCACCGTCGGCACCCCGCCGGTCGGTGAGCCGGTGACCGACACCGATGACGAGACGGTGCCGGCTATCCAGTCGCCGTCGATCGAGCTGACCAAGGACGCCGACGTGGCGACCTACGACGCGGTGGGTGATGTGATCACCTACACGTTCGTGGCCACCAACACCGGCAACGTGACGTTGAGCAATGTGACGATCGCCGACCCGCTGCCGGGCCTCTCGGCGCTGGTCTGCGCCCCGGTCCAGGGCTCCACCCTGGCTCCGGATGCCACCATCACCTGCACCGCGAGCTACACCATCGGCCAGGGCGACCTTGACCGTGGTTCCATCTACAACCTCGCCACCACCACCGGCACGCCGCCGGCGGGTGAGGCTGTGACGGCCACGGACGACGAGACGGTCACCGGCGACAAGTTCCCGGCCATCTCGCTCACTAAGGACGCCGATGTGGCGAGCTATGACGCGGTGGGTGATGTGATCACCTACACGTTCGTGGCCACCAACACCGGCAACGTGTCGCTGAGCAATGTGACGATCTCTGATCCGCTGCCGAACCTCTCGGCACTGACCTGTGACCCGGCCCAGCCCACGACGTTGGCGCCCGGGGCCTCGATGGAGTGCTCGGCCACCTACACGGTGACCCAGGCTGACCTCGACGCGGGTTCTGTGGACAACACCGCCACCACCGTCGGCACCCCGCCGGTGGGCGAGGATGTCACTGACACCGACGACGAGACCGTCCCGGCGACCCAGTTGCCCGCGATCTCCATCGTTAAGACGGCCGACGTGGCCACCTATGACGCGGTCGATGACGTGATCACGTACACGTTCCTGGTGACCAACACCGGCAACGTCACCCTGACTGATGTCCAGGTGACTGATCCGCTCGAGGGCCTTTCGGCGCTGGAGTGCACGCCGGCGATGGGCGCCACCTTGGCTCCGCAGGAGACCATGGAGTGCTCTGCCACCTACAGCGTCACCCAGGCAGATCTCGACAACGGTTCTGTCGAGAACACCGCCACCACCGTCGGTACGCCGCCGGTGGGCGAGGATGTCACCGACACCGACGACGAGACGGTGCCGGCCACCCAGTCGCCTGCGATCGAGCTGACCAAGGACGCCGACGTGGCGACCTACGACGCGGTGGGTGATGTGATCACCTACACCTTCATCGCCACCAACACCGGCAACGTGGCGCTGAGCAATGTGACGATCTCTGATCCGCTGCCGAACCTCTCGGCACTGACCTGTGATCCCGCGCAGCCCACCACGCTGGCGCCCGGGGCCTCGATCGAGTGCTCGGCCAGCTACACGGTGACCCAGGCCGATCTCGACAACGGTTCTGTGGACAACACCGCCACCACCGTCGGCACGCCGCCGGTCGGTGAGCCGGTGACCGACACGGACGACGAGACGGTCCCGGCCACCCAGTCGCCTGCGATCGAGCTGACCAAGGACGCCGACGTGGCGACCTACGACGCGGTGGGCGACGTGATCACCTACACGTTCGTGGCCACCAACACCGGCAACGTGACGTTGAGCAATGTGACGATTTCTGATCCGCTTCCCGGCATGTCCGAGCTCACCTGCGTCCCGGTGCAGCCGGCGACGTTGGCTCCGGGTGCCACCATGACCTGCACCGCGGCCTACGCGGCGACGCAGGCTGATCTCGACGCCGGCTCGGTCTACAACCTGGCCACCACCGAGGGCACCCCGCCCGCGGGTGAGCCGGTGACCGACACGGACGATGAGACAGTCACGGCTGCCGTCGAGCCGGCGATCCTGCTGGTCAAGACGGCTGACGTTGAGAGCTACGACGCGGTGGGTGATGTGATCACCTACACGTTCGTGGCCACCAACACCGGCAACGTGACCCTCACGAACGTGACGATCACGGATCCGCTGCCGAACCTCTCAGACCTGACGTGCGTCCCGGCGCAGCCGACCACGTTGGCTCCGGGGGAGTCGTTCGAGTGCTCAGCCATCTACACGGTGACCCAGGCCGACCTGGACAACGGTTCTGTGGACAACACCGCCACCACCACCGGCACCCCGCCCGTCGGTGAGCCGGTGACCGACACCGACGATGAGACCGTCCCGGCCACCCAGTCGCCTGCGATCGACCTGACCAAGGACGCCGACGTGGCGACCTACGACGCGGTGGGTGATGTGATCACCTACACGTTCGTGGCCACCAACACCGGCAACGTGACGTTGAGCAATGTGACGATCGCCGATCCGCTGTCGGGTCTCTCGGCGCTGGTCTGCGCCCCGGTCCAGGGTTCCACCTTGGCTCCGGATGCCACCATGACCTGCACCGCGACCTACACCATCGGCCAGGGCGACCTCGACCGTGGTTCCATCTACAACCTCGCCACCACCGAGGGCACCCCGCCCGTGGGTGAGCCGGTGACCGATACCGACGACGAGACCGTGACTGCGGCCACCGAACCGTCGATCATGATCGTGAAGACCGCCGATGTGGAGTCCTATGACGCGGTGGGTGATGTGATCACCTACACCTTCGAGGTGACCAACACCGGCAACGTGACGCTTGACGATGTGACCGTCTCTGACCCGCTGCCGGGCCTCTCGGCGCTGGTCTGTACTCCGGTTCAAGGCTCGTCCCTCGCTCCGAACGCGACCATGGAATGCAGCGCCACCTATGCCGTGACGCAGGCAGATCTGGACGCGGGTTCTGTGGACAACACTGCCACCACCGTCGGCACCCCGCCGGTCGGCGACGATGTGACCGACACCGACGACGAGACGGTGCCGGCCAGCCAACTGCCCGACATCGATCTGGTCAAGACGGCGGATGTTGAGAGCTACGACGCGGTGGGTGATGTGATCACCTACACGTTCGTGGCCACCAACACGGGCAACGTGACGCTCACCGATGTGACGATCTCTGATCCGCTGGAGGGGCTTTCGGCACTGACGTGCGTCCCGGCGCAGCCCACCACGCTGGCGCCCGAGGCCTCGTTCGAGTGCTCGGCCACCTACACGGTGACCCAGGCCGACCTGGACAACGGTTCGGTGGACAACACAGCCACCACCGTCGGCACGCCGCCGGTCGGTGAGCCGGTGACCGACACGGACGATGAGACCGTCCCGGCCGCCCAGTCGCCTGCGATCGAGCTGACCAAGGACGCCGATGTGGCGAGCTACGACGCGGTGGGTGATGTGATCACCTACACGTTCGTGGCGACCAACACCGGCAACGTGACGCTCACCGATGTGGTCATCACGGATCCCTTGGAGGGTCTGTCGGACCTGACGTGCGTCCCGGCCCAGCCGACGACGCTGGCGCCCGGGGCCTCGTTCGAGTGCTCGGCCACCTACACGGTGACCCAGGCTGATCTGGACGCGGGTTCTGTGGACAACACCGCCACCACCGAGGGCACCCCGCCCGCGGGTGAGCCGGTGACCGACACCGACGACGAGACGGTGCCGGCCAGCCAACTGCCCGACATCGACCTGGTCAAGACGGCGGATGTGGCGACCTACGTCGCCGTGGGCGACGAGATCACCTACACCTTCGTGGCCACCAACACCGGCAACGTGACGTTGAGCAATGTGACGATCTCCGATCCGCTGGAGGGCCTCTCGGCGCTGGTCTGCGCCCCGGTTCAGGGTTCCACCCTGACTCCGGGTGCCACTATGACCTGCACCGCGGCCTACGCGGCGACGCAGGCTGATCTCGACGCCGGCTCGGTCTACAACCTGGCCACCACCGAGGGCACCCCGCCCGCGGGTGAGCCGGTGACCGACACCGACGATGAGACAGTCACGGCTGCCGTCGAGCCGGCGATCCTGCTGGTCAAGACGGCCGATGTTGAGAGCTACGACGCGGTGGGTGATGTGATCACCTACACCTTCGTGGCCACCAACACCGGCAACGTGACCCTCACGAACGTGACGATCACGGATCCGCTGCCGAACCTCTCAGACCTGACGTGCGTCCCGGCGCAGCCGACGACGTTGGCTCCGGGGGAGTCGCTCGAGTGCTCGGCCATCTACACGGTGACGCAGGCCGACCTGGACAACGGTTCTGTGGACAACACCGCCACCACCGTCGGCACGCCGCCGGTCGGTGAGCCGGTGACCGACACCGACGACGAGACGGTGCCGGCCAGCCAACTGCCCGACATCGACCTGGTCAAGACGGCGGATGTTGAGAGCTACGACGCGGTGGGTGATGTGATCACCTACACGTTCGTGGCCACCAACACGGGCAACGTGACGCTCACGGACGTGGTGATCACGGATCCGCTCCCGGGTCTCTCGGCACTGACCTGTGATCTCGCGCAGCCCACCACGCTGGCGCCCGAGGCCTCGATCGAGTGCACGGCGACCTACACGGTGACCCAGGCCGACCTGGACAACGGTTCGGTGGACAACACGGCCACCACCACCGGCACCCCGCCGATTGGTGACGACGTGACCGACTCGGACGACGAGACGGTGCCGGCGACGCAGTCGCCTGCGATCGAGCTGACCAAGGACGCCGATGTGGCGAGCTACGACGCGGTGGGTGATGTGATCACCTACACGTTCGTGGCGACCAACACCGGCAACGTGACGCTCACCGATGTGGTCATCACGGATCCCTTGGAGGGGCTGTCGGACCTGACGTGCGTCCCGGCCCAGCCGACGACGCTGGTGCCCGGGGCCTCGATGGAGTGTTCGGCCAGCTACTCGGTGACCCAGGCTGATCTCGACGCGGGTTCTGTCGACAACACCGCCACCACCGTCGGCACGCCGCCGGTGGGCGAGAATGTGACGGACTCGGATGACGAGACGGTGCCCGGCACCCAGTCGCCTGCGATCGACCTGACCAAGGACGCCGACGTGGCGACCTACGACGCGGTGGGTGACGTGATCACCTACACGTTCGTGGCCACCAACACCGGCAACGTGACGCTGAGCAATGTGACGATCACCGATCCGCTGCCGAACCTCTCGGCACTGACCTGTGATCCCGCGCAGCCCACCACGCTGGCGCCCGGGGCCTCGATCGAGTGCTCGGCCAGCTACACGGTGACCCAGGCTGATCTCGACGCGGGTTCTGTCGACAACACCGCCACCACCGTCGGCACCCCGCCGGTGGGCGACGATGTCACCGACACCGACGACGAGACCGTCCCGGCCACCCAGTCGCCCGCGATCTCCATCGTCAAGTCGGCCGACGTGGCCACCTATGACGCGGTCGATGACGTGATCACGTACACGTTCCTGGTGACCAACACCGGCAACGTCACCCTGACTGACGTCCAGGTGACGGATCCGCTCGAGGGCCTCTCGGCGCTGGAGTGCACGCCGGCGATGGGCGCCACCCTGGCTCCGCAGGAGACCATGGAGTGCTCTGCCACCTACAGCGTCACCCAGGCAGACCTCGACGCCGGTTCTGTCGACAACACCGCCACCACCGTCGGCACCCCGCCGGCCGGCGATGACGTGACCGACACCGACGACGAGACGGTGCCCGCCACCCAGACGCCCGCCATCCAGATCGTCAAGTCTGCGGACCTGACGAGCTACGATGCGGCCGGCGACGTGGTCACCTACACGCTGACGGTGACCAACACCGGCAACGTGACGCTGTCCGATGTGTCCGTGTCCGACGAGATGCTCGCCGTGGATGCCGCGGCCTGTGCGGCGACCCTGGTTCCGGGAGCGAGCTGTGAACTCAGCTTCGAGTACACCGTGACCCAGGCCGACGTGGATGCGGGCAGCATCTACAACCTGGCGTCGACCACGGGTACGCCTCCCGGCGAGAACCCGCCGGTCACCGATGAGGATGACGAGACCGTGCCCGGGGACCAGTTCCCGGCCATCGAGATCATCAAGACCGCTGACGTCGAGTCGGTGGACGCTGTCGGTGACGTGGTCACCTACACGCTGACGGTGACCAACACCGGCAACGTGACGCTGACCGACGTGGTCATCTCCGACGAGATGCTGGACATCGAGAACGCGCTCTGCGCCGAATCCCTGGCCCCTGCCGAGCAGTGCTCGGTGGAGCTGGAGCACACGGTGACGCAGGCCGACCTCGACGCCGGCGAGATCGTCAACGTCGCGACGACGACAGGTACGCCTCCTGGCGACAACCCGCCGCCCACCGACGAGGACGACGAGACCGTCGTGGTTGACCAGCTGCCGGCGATCTCGCTCGACAAGTCGGCGGACAAGGTGCAGTACGTGGTCGTGGGTGAGGTCATCACCTACAACCTCCTCGCCACCAACACCGGCAACGTCACGTTGACCGACGTGGTGATCAGCGACGAGATGTTCGACCTGACAGACGTGCTGTGTGCCGAGTCGCTGGCCCCGGGGGAACAGTGCCTGATCGAGCTCAAGCACACCGTCAGCCAGGGCGACATCGATGCGCGGTTCGTGCACAACATCGCGGTCGTCGAGGGCACCGCCCCCAACGGTGACATCGTCACCGACGAGGACGACGTCCTGGTCGAGTCTCCCGAGGTTCTCCCCGGCAGCGGCGACATCGAGATCATCAAGAGCGCCAACGTTGCCGGGCCGGTGCGGCTCGGGGACAAGATCGTCTACAGCTTCAAGGTGACCAACACCGGAGATACGACGCTGACCGACGTCAGTGTCGATGATCCGAAGCTGAAGGCGGCGGGCATCTCGGTGACCTGCCCGGTGACCGAGCTCGCGGCCGGCCAGTCGACCACTTGCACCGCTTCGGCGGCCTACGTGGTCACCGCGGCAGACGTGGCGGCGGGCAAGGTGCTCAACGTCGCGACCGTCACGGCGATCCCGCCGGACGGCAAGCCTGTCACTGACCAGAGCGACCACCAGGTGCCGGCGCGCCCCGCTCCGGCCCCGAAGCCGATCGTCAAGAGTGGCGACCCGACGGGCATGGGGACCG